A stretch of Desulfobacter hydrogenophilus DNA encodes these proteins:
- a CDS encoding lipoate--protein ligase, whose protein sequence is MMRCYLNTGIDPAFNLAAEQYLLENASEDCFMLWRNHNTIVVGRNQNTLSEINSEFVRKHDINVVRRITGGGAVYHDLGNVNFTFIKVGVQAKKIDFSSYTRPILEYLNQLSVPARLDGRNDLIVDGLKISGNAQHIHKNRVLHHGTLLFDVDLEMLATVLLVDPEKYRDKAVQSIRSRVTNIRKYLLGHPTVEQFMENLGRYMQEAHHAVMTTLSDDDLKRINDLAEKRYRQWNWNFGDSPAYDFSRPTRTPGGTIDIRMKVKDGTIQGIRIFGDFFGIDPVSDMEKRLTGCRHDPQSIKKILNAVDIERYIKDVTIDHLVHSMF, encoded by the coding sequence ATGATGCGTTGTTATTTAAATACCGGGATTGATCCGGCTTTTAACCTTGCTGCCGAACAATACTTACTGGAAAATGCAAGTGAAGACTGTTTCATGCTCTGGCGCAATCATAATACAATTGTTGTCGGCAGAAACCAGAACACCTTATCTGAAATTAATTCTGAATTTGTCAGAAAACACGACATCAACGTGGTTCGACGCATAACCGGCGGCGGGGCGGTTTACCATGATCTGGGCAATGTCAATTTTACGTTCATCAAGGTGGGTGTGCAGGCAAAAAAAATTGATTTTTCCTCCTATACCCGTCCGATTCTTGAGTATCTCAATCAACTGTCTGTGCCGGCCAGGCTTGACGGTCGCAATGACCTGATCGTGGACGGGCTTAAAATTTCCGGAAATGCCCAGCATATCCACAAAAACCGGGTACTACACCACGGCACCCTGCTTTTTGATGTGGACCTGGAAATGTTGGCCACCGTACTTTTGGTGGACCCTGAAAAATACAGGGACAAGGCCGTGCAATCCATTCGAAGCCGGGTAACTAATATCAGAAAATATCTTTTGGGTCATCCAACGGTTGAGCAATTTATGGAAAATCTTGGCCGGTATATGCAAGAAGCCCATCATGCTGTAATGACAACGCTCAGTGATGATGATTTGAAACGGATTAATGACCTTGCCGAAAAAAGATACCGGCAGTGGAACTGGAATTTTGGTGACTCCCCGGCTTATGATTTTTCCAGACCTACCCGCACCCCCGGCGGCACCATTGATATCCGGATGAAAGTAAAAGACGGAACAATTCAAGGCATTCGCATTTTCGGCGATTTTTTTGGAATTGATCCTGTCAGTGATATGGAAAAGCGGCTTACGGGATGCCGCCATGACCCCCAATCCATCAAAAAGATATTGAATGCCGTTGACATAGAGCGCTATATTAAAGATGTGACCATTGATCATCTGGTCCATTCCATGTTTTGA
- the aroL gene encoding shikimate kinase AroL — MDPIFLIGYRCTGKTSTGKYLADFLNKTFLDTDLVLESTYDTTIAQMVARYGWPYFRAKETETLMNLDLENAPVIATGGGIILAEENRQFLKENGVVVYLYATASVLTARIRKDENNTERRPDLTRDSLSLETQKMLEIRTPLYQALAAISINTEEYAPKAAAFQIMAELDPQSGNP; from the coding sequence ATGGATCCCATTTTTCTTATCGGATACCGATGTACAGGTAAAACCAGTACAGGAAAGTATCTTGCCGATTTTTTGAACAAAACATTTTTGGATACGGATCTGGTTTTGGAGTCAACTTACGACACCACCATTGCACAGATGGTGGCCCGGTACGGCTGGCCTTATTTCAGGGCAAAAGAAACTGAAACGCTGATGAACCTGGATTTGGAAAACGCGCCTGTTATAGCCACGGGCGGTGGGATCATCCTTGCAGAAGAAAACAGACAGTTTTTAAAAGAGAACGGGGTGGTTGTATATCTTTATGCCACGGCATCTGTTTTGACAGCCAGAATCCGCAAAGATGAAAATAACACCGAGCGACGACCGGACCTTACCCGTGACAGCCTATCCCTTGAAACCCAGAAAATGCTTGAAATCAGAACTCCATTGTACCAGGCCCTTGCCGCTATATCCATTAACACAGAAGAATACGCTCCCAAAGCTGCGGCGTTTCAAATCATGGCCGAACTTGACCCGCAGTCCGGGAATCCATGA